One window of the Saccopteryx bilineata isolate mSacBil1 chromosome 2, mSacBil1_pri_phased_curated, whole genome shotgun sequence genome contains the following:
- the ZNF74 gene encoding zinc finger protein 74 isoform X2: METPAPKPQETALSSQDLVFPLKENPEDTLDQSLLEARSEELVTFKDVAVDFTQEEWGQLDSPQRALYRDVMLENYQNLLALGPPVCKPDVISHLERGEEPWQVPRKVAGGALPEWVPKPEMMELCQQQGICGEEAAQELTAEGLARSSLCSLGPGDGWVWEGPAATLSRGEAVLWRHAPTSRGEVSTAVRWQGHEASEEAFPLGCTPFAQQRKGTLIPTEGESPDSHTEDFQPRETVAQHQRACAGRNDRKSSGHGNTPSGNRLQGPGTGEGLFVCGQCGKAFHQSSSLSLHQRWHTREKAYRCNECGKAFTWRTNLIEHQRIHTGEKPFLCGECGKAFSCHSSLNVHHRIHTGERPYKCNTCEKAFSCSSLLNMHLRVHTGEKPYKCSECGKAFNQRTHLTRHHRIHTGEKPYKCDECGKAFTCHSSLTVHEKIHNGDKPFKCNDCAKAFNNRSRLTLHQRIHTGEKPFKCGDCGKGFSCHSYLVVHQRIHSGEKPFKCNECGKAFSSHSYLIVHQRIHTGEKPFDCSRCWKAFSCHSSLIVHQRIHTGEKPYKCSQCGKAFSQNHCLIKHQKVHSGEKSFKCEECGEMFNWSAHLTEHQRLHREEKPFAIQFNNHLLSTYYVPSSLLDAGGMGVRGMDPINSLDMAKFLCVVQPSASRNFPLGSKPGN, from the exons ATGGAGACCCCTGCCCCGAAGCCCCAGGAGACAG CTCTGTCCTCTCAGGACCTTGTTTTTCCCCTCAAAGAGAATCCAGAGGATACATTGGATCAGAGTCTCCTGGAAGCCAGATCTGAG GAATTGGTGACTTTCAAAGATGTGGCTGTAGACTTCACCCAGGAGGAGTGGGGCCAGCTGGACTCTCCTCAGAGGGCCCTGTACCGGGACGTGATGCTAGAGAACTACCAGAACCTTCTTGCCCTGG GGCCTCCGGTCTGTAAGCCAGACGTGATCTCCCATCTGGAACGAGGCGAAGAGCCATGGCAGGTGCCCAGAAAAGTCGCTGGAGGGGCTCTTCCAG AATGGGTGCCCAAGCCCGAGATGATGGAGTTGTGTCAACAGCAGGGCATCTGCGGAGAAGAGGCAGCGCAGGAGTTGACTGCAGAGGGGCTGGCGAGGTCCAGTCTCTGCAGCCTCGGTCCAGGTGATGGGTGGGTCTGGGAGGGCCCAGCGGCCACCCTGTCAAGAGGTGAGGCTGTGCTCTGGAGGCACGCGCCCACCAGCCGTGGGGAGGTTTCCACAGCGGTGCGCTGGCAGGGACATGAGGCATCTGAGGAGGCTTTTCCCCTCGGGTGCACCCCCTTCGCCCAGCAGCGCAAAGGCACTCTCATTCCCACAGAGGGAGAGTCTCCGGACAGCCACACTGAGGATTTCCAGCCCCGCGAGACTGTAGCCCAGCACCAGAGAGCATGCGCAGGGAGAAACGATCGCAAGTCCAGTGGACACGGAAACACTCCATCTGGGAACAGGCTCCagggcccgggcactggggagggGCTTTTCGTGTGTGGccagtgtgggaaagccttccaCCAGAGCTCGTCCCTCTCCCTGCACCAGCGATGGCACACACGGGAGAAAGCCTACAGGTGTAATGAGTGCGGCAAGGCCTTCACCTGGAGGACCAATCTCATTGAGCACCAGAGAatccacacaggagagaagcccttcCTCTGTGgtgagtgtgggaaagccttcagctgCCACTCATCCCTGAATGTGCATCACAGGATTCACACAGGGGAGAGGCCCTACAAGTGCAACACCTGCGAGAAGGCCTTCAGCTGCAGCTCGCTGCTGAACATGCACCTCAGGGTTCACACCGGGGAGAAGCCCTACAAGTGTAGtgaatgtgggaaggccttcaaCCAGAGGACGCACCTGACGCGACACCACAGAATCCACACGGGAGAGAAGCCGTATAAGTGTGATGAGTGCGGGAAGGCCTTTACTTGCCACTCATCCCTGACCGTGCACGAGAAAATCCACAATGGAGACAAGCCGTTTAAATGCAATGACTGTGCCAAGGCCTTCAATAACCGTTCACGTCTCACCCTCCACCAGAGAATTCACACGGGAGAGAAGCCCTTCAAATGTGGTGATTGCGGGAAGGGCTTTAGCTGCCACTCCTACCTGGTTGTGCACCAGAGGATCCACAGTGGGGAAAAGCCCTTCAAGTGTAACGAGTGTGGAAAAGCCTTCAGCTCTCACTCCTACCTCATTGTGCACCAGAGGATCCAcacaggggagaagccctttgaCTGCAGCCGGTGCTGGAAGGCCTTCAGCTGCCACTCGTCCCTCATCGTGCATCAGCGGATCCACACCGGAGAAAAGCCCTATAAATGCAGCCAGTGTGGCAAAGCGTTTAGCCAGAATCACTGTCTCATTAAACATCAGAAAGTCCACTCCGGGGAGAAGTCATTTAAATGTGAGGAGTGTGGTGAAATGTTCAACTGGAGTGCCCACCTCACCGAACACCAGAGACTACACAGGGAAGAAAAGCCATTTGCTATCCAGTTCAACAATCATTTGCTGAGTACGTACTATGTTCCCAGCAGCCTGCTGGATGCGGGTGGCATGGGTGTGAGAGGCATGGACCCCATAAATTCCCTGGACATGGCAAAGTTCCTGTGTGTGGTTCAGCCCTCAGCCAGCAGGAACTTCCCCCTGGGCAGCAAACCTGGAAATTAA
- the ZNF74 gene encoding zinc finger protein 74 isoform X1, with amino-acid sequence METPAPKPQETALSSQDLVFPLKENPEDTLDQSLLEARSEELVTFKDVAVDFTQEEWGQLDSPQRALYRDVMLENYQNLLALAGPPVCKPDVISHLERGEEPWQVPRKVAGGALPEWVPKPEMMELCQQQGICGEEAAQELTAEGLARSSLCSLGPGDGWVWEGPAATLSRGEAVLWRHAPTSRGEVSTAVRWQGHEASEEAFPLGCTPFAQQRKGTLIPTEGESPDSHTEDFQPRETVAQHQRACAGRNDRKSSGHGNTPSGNRLQGPGTGEGLFVCGQCGKAFHQSSSLSLHQRWHTREKAYRCNECGKAFTWRTNLIEHQRIHTGEKPFLCGECGKAFSCHSSLNVHHRIHTGERPYKCNTCEKAFSCSSLLNMHLRVHTGEKPYKCSECGKAFNQRTHLTRHHRIHTGEKPYKCDECGKAFTCHSSLTVHEKIHNGDKPFKCNDCAKAFNNRSRLTLHQRIHTGEKPFKCGDCGKGFSCHSYLVVHQRIHSGEKPFKCNECGKAFSSHSYLIVHQRIHTGEKPFDCSRCWKAFSCHSSLIVHQRIHTGEKPYKCSQCGKAFSQNHCLIKHQKVHSGEKSFKCEECGEMFNWSAHLTEHQRLHREEKPFAIQFNNHLLSTYYVPSSLLDAGGMGVRGMDPINSLDMAKFLCVVQPSASRNFPLGSKPGN; translated from the exons ATGGAGACCCCTGCCCCGAAGCCCCAGGAGACAG CTCTGTCCTCTCAGGACCTTGTTTTTCCCCTCAAAGAGAATCCAGAGGATACATTGGATCAGAGTCTCCTGGAAGCCAGATCTGAG GAATTGGTGACTTTCAAAGATGTGGCTGTAGACTTCACCCAGGAGGAGTGGGGCCAGCTGGACTCTCCTCAGAGGGCCCTGTACCGGGACGTGATGCTAGAGAACTACCAGAACCTTCTTGCCCTGG CAGGGCCTCCGGTCTGTAAGCCAGACGTGATCTCCCATCTGGAACGAGGCGAAGAGCCATGGCAGGTGCCCAGAAAAGTCGCTGGAGGGGCTCTTCCAG AATGGGTGCCCAAGCCCGAGATGATGGAGTTGTGTCAACAGCAGGGCATCTGCGGAGAAGAGGCAGCGCAGGAGTTGACTGCAGAGGGGCTGGCGAGGTCCAGTCTCTGCAGCCTCGGTCCAGGTGATGGGTGGGTCTGGGAGGGCCCAGCGGCCACCCTGTCAAGAGGTGAGGCTGTGCTCTGGAGGCACGCGCCCACCAGCCGTGGGGAGGTTTCCACAGCGGTGCGCTGGCAGGGACATGAGGCATCTGAGGAGGCTTTTCCCCTCGGGTGCACCCCCTTCGCCCAGCAGCGCAAAGGCACTCTCATTCCCACAGAGGGAGAGTCTCCGGACAGCCACACTGAGGATTTCCAGCCCCGCGAGACTGTAGCCCAGCACCAGAGAGCATGCGCAGGGAGAAACGATCGCAAGTCCAGTGGACACGGAAACACTCCATCTGGGAACAGGCTCCagggcccgggcactggggagggGCTTTTCGTGTGTGGccagtgtgggaaagccttccaCCAGAGCTCGTCCCTCTCCCTGCACCAGCGATGGCACACACGGGAGAAAGCCTACAGGTGTAATGAGTGCGGCAAGGCCTTCACCTGGAGGACCAATCTCATTGAGCACCAGAGAatccacacaggagagaagcccttcCTCTGTGgtgagtgtgggaaagccttcagctgCCACTCATCCCTGAATGTGCATCACAGGATTCACACAGGGGAGAGGCCCTACAAGTGCAACACCTGCGAGAAGGCCTTCAGCTGCAGCTCGCTGCTGAACATGCACCTCAGGGTTCACACCGGGGAGAAGCCCTACAAGTGTAGtgaatgtgggaaggccttcaaCCAGAGGACGCACCTGACGCGACACCACAGAATCCACACGGGAGAGAAGCCGTATAAGTGTGATGAGTGCGGGAAGGCCTTTACTTGCCACTCATCCCTGACCGTGCACGAGAAAATCCACAATGGAGACAAGCCGTTTAAATGCAATGACTGTGCCAAGGCCTTCAATAACCGTTCACGTCTCACCCTCCACCAGAGAATTCACACGGGAGAGAAGCCCTTCAAATGTGGTGATTGCGGGAAGGGCTTTAGCTGCCACTCCTACCTGGTTGTGCACCAGAGGATCCACAGTGGGGAAAAGCCCTTCAAGTGTAACGAGTGTGGAAAAGCCTTCAGCTCTCACTCCTACCTCATTGTGCACCAGAGGATCCAcacaggggagaagccctttgaCTGCAGCCGGTGCTGGAAGGCCTTCAGCTGCCACTCGTCCCTCATCGTGCATCAGCGGATCCACACCGGAGAAAAGCCCTATAAATGCAGCCAGTGTGGCAAAGCGTTTAGCCAGAATCACTGTCTCATTAAACATCAGAAAGTCCACTCCGGGGAGAAGTCATTTAAATGTGAGGAGTGTGGTGAAATGTTCAACTGGAGTGCCCACCTCACCGAACACCAGAGACTACACAGGGAAGAAAAGCCATTTGCTATCCAGTTCAACAATCATTTGCTGAGTACGTACTATGTTCCCAGCAGCCTGCTGGATGCGGGTGGCATGGGTGTGAGAGGCATGGACCCCATAAATTCCCTGGACATGGCAAAGTTCCTGTGTGTGGTTCAGCCCTCAGCCAGCAGGAACTTCCCCCTGGGCAGCAAACCTGGAAATTAA
- the ZNF74 gene encoding zinc finger protein 74 isoform X3, translating into METPAPKPQETALSSQDLVFPLKENPEDTLDQSLLEARSEELVTFKDVAVDFTQEEWGQLDSPQRALYRDVMLENYQNLLALAGPPVCKPDVISHLERGEEPWQVPRKVAGGALPEWVPKPEMMELCQQQGICGEEAAQELTAEGLARSSLCSLGPEGESPDSHTEDFQPRETVAQHQRACAGRNDRKSSGHGNTPSGNRLQGPGTGEGLFVCGQCGKAFHQSSSLSLHQRWHTREKAYRCNECGKAFTWRTNLIEHQRIHTGEKPFLCGECGKAFSCHSSLNVHHRIHTGERPYKCNTCEKAFSCSSLLNMHLRVHTGEKPYKCSECGKAFNQRTHLTRHHRIHTGEKPYKCDECGKAFTCHSSLTVHEKIHNGDKPFKCNDCAKAFNNRSRLTLHQRIHTGEKPFKCGDCGKGFSCHSYLVVHQRIHSGEKPFKCNECGKAFSSHSYLIVHQRIHTGEKPFDCSRCWKAFSCHSSLIVHQRIHTGEKPYKCSQCGKAFSQNHCLIKHQKVHSGEKSFKCEECGEMFNWSAHLTEHQRLHREEKPFAIQFNNHLLSTYYVPSSLLDAGGMGVRGMDPINSLDMAKFLCVVQPSASRNFPLGSKPGN; encoded by the exons ATGGAGACCCCTGCCCCGAAGCCCCAGGAGACAG CTCTGTCCTCTCAGGACCTTGTTTTTCCCCTCAAAGAGAATCCAGAGGATACATTGGATCAGAGTCTCCTGGAAGCCAGATCTGAG GAATTGGTGACTTTCAAAGATGTGGCTGTAGACTTCACCCAGGAGGAGTGGGGCCAGCTGGACTCTCCTCAGAGGGCCCTGTACCGGGACGTGATGCTAGAGAACTACCAGAACCTTCTTGCCCTGG CAGGGCCTCCGGTCTGTAAGCCAGACGTGATCTCCCATCTGGAACGAGGCGAAGAGCCATGGCAGGTGCCCAGAAAAGTCGCTGGAGGGGCTCTTCCAG AATGGGTGCCCAAGCCCGAGATGATGGAGTTGTGTCAACAGCAGGGCATCTGCGGAGAAGAGGCAGCGCAGGAGTTGACTGCAGAGGGGCTGGCGAGGTCCAGTCTCTGCAGCCTCGGTCCAG AGGGAGAGTCTCCGGACAGCCACACTGAGGATTTCCAGCCCCGCGAGACTGTAGCCCAGCACCAGAGAGCATGCGCAGGGAGAAACGATCGCAAGTCCAGTGGACACGGAAACACTCCATCTGGGAACAGGCTCCagggcccgggcactggggagggGCTTTTCGTGTGTGGccagtgtgggaaagccttccaCCAGAGCTCGTCCCTCTCCCTGCACCAGCGATGGCACACACGGGAGAAAGCCTACAGGTGTAATGAGTGCGGCAAGGCCTTCACCTGGAGGACCAATCTCATTGAGCACCAGAGAatccacacaggagagaagcccttcCTCTGTGgtgagtgtgggaaagccttcagctgCCACTCATCCCTGAATGTGCATCACAGGATTCACACAGGGGAGAGGCCCTACAAGTGCAACACCTGCGAGAAGGCCTTCAGCTGCAGCTCGCTGCTGAACATGCACCTCAGGGTTCACACCGGGGAGAAGCCCTACAAGTGTAGtgaatgtgggaaggccttcaaCCAGAGGACGCACCTGACGCGACACCACAGAATCCACACGGGAGAGAAGCCGTATAAGTGTGATGAGTGCGGGAAGGCCTTTACTTGCCACTCATCCCTGACCGTGCACGAGAAAATCCACAATGGAGACAAGCCGTTTAAATGCAATGACTGTGCCAAGGCCTTCAATAACCGTTCACGTCTCACCCTCCACCAGAGAATTCACACGGGAGAGAAGCCCTTCAAATGTGGTGATTGCGGGAAGGGCTTTAGCTGCCACTCCTACCTGGTTGTGCACCAGAGGATCCACAGTGGGGAAAAGCCCTTCAAGTGTAACGAGTGTGGAAAAGCCTTCAGCTCTCACTCCTACCTCATTGTGCACCAGAGGATCCAcacaggggagaagccctttgaCTGCAGCCGGTGCTGGAAGGCCTTCAGCTGCCACTCGTCCCTCATCGTGCATCAGCGGATCCACACCGGAGAAAAGCCCTATAAATGCAGCCAGTGTGGCAAAGCGTTTAGCCAGAATCACTGTCTCATTAAACATCAGAAAGTCCACTCCGGGGAGAAGTCATTTAAATGTGAGGAGTGTGGTGAAATGTTCAACTGGAGTGCCCACCTCACCGAACACCAGAGACTACACAGGGAAGAAAAGCCATTTGCTATCCAGTTCAACAATCATTTGCTGAGTACGTACTATGTTCCCAGCAGCCTGCTGGATGCGGGTGGCATGGGTGTGAGAGGCATGGACCCCATAAATTCCCTGGACATGGCAAAGTTCCTGTGTGTGGTTCAGCCCTCAGCCAGCAGGAACTTCCCCCTGGGCAGCAAACCTGGAAATTAA